In Ovis aries strain OAR_USU_Benz2616 breed Rambouillet chromosome 14, ARS-UI_Ramb_v3.0, whole genome shotgun sequence, a single genomic region encodes these proteins:
- the CACNG6 gene encoding voltage-dependent calcium channel gamma-6 subunit isoform X1 has protein sequence MMMWSNFFLQEENRRRGAAARRRARGQPNAQMTPEREGKIKLALLLTSVGATLAVLAVGTEFWVELNTYRDNGSAVCDAAHLGLWKMCTKRLWQADMPAGRDTCGPAELPGEANCTYFKFFTTGENAHIFHRTTKKEVNQAAAVIAVLGLALMALGCLCIIMVLSKGAEFLLRVGAVCFGLSGLLVLVSLEVFRHSVRALMQRVSPEPPAAPALTYEYSWSLGCGVGAGLILMLGGGCFLLLTLPPGPWSPLCPKWGQRAP, from the exons ATGATGATGTGGTCCAACTTCTTCCTGCAAGAGGAGAACCGCCGGCGGGGCGCCGCGGCCCGGCGGCGGGCTCGCGGGCAGCCCAACGCCCAGATGACCCCGGAGCGCGAGGGCAAGATCAAGCTGGCGCTGCTGCTGACTTCCGTGGGCGCCACGCTGGCCGTGCTGGCCGTCGGCACCGAGTTCTGGGTGGAGCTCAACACCTACCGGGACAACGGCAGCGCCGTCTGCGACGCGGCGCACTTGGGCCTCTGGAAGATGTGCACCAAGCGACTGTGGCAGGCTGACATGCCCGCGGGCAGAGACACCTGCGGGCCCGCGGAGCTGCCCGGAG AAGCAAATTGCACTTACTTTAAATTCTTCACCACGGGAGAGAATGCACACATCTTCCACAGAACCACAAAGAAAG AGGTGAATCAGGCAGCTGCAGTGATAGCAGTGCTAGGCTTGGCACTTATGGCCCTGGGGTGCCTCTGTATCATCATGGTGCTCAGCAAAGGTGCAGAGTTCCTGCTCCGGGTTGGAGCCGTCTGCTTTGGCCTCTCAG GCCTGCTGGTCCTCGTCAGCCTGGAGGTCTTCCGGCATTCCGTGCGAGCCTTGATGCAGAGGGTCAGCCCCGAGCCCCCCGCGGCCCCGGCCCTGACCTATGAGTACTCCTGGTCCCTGGGCTGTGGCGTGGGGGCTGGcctgatcctgatgctgggaggtggcTGCTTTCTGCTGCTCACCCTGCCTCCCGGACCCTGGAGTCCCCTCTGTCCCAAGTGGGGCCAGCGGGCCCCCTAG
- the CACNG6 gene encoding voltage-dependent calcium channel gamma-6 subunit isoform X2, with product MMMWSNFFLQEENRRRGAAARRRARGQPNAQMTPEREGKIKLALLLTSVGATLAVLAVGTEFWVELNTYRDNGSAVCDAAHLGLWKMCTKRLWQADMPAGRDTCGPAELPGEANCTYFKFFTTGENAHIFHRTTKKGLLVLVSLEVFRHSVRALMQRVSPEPPAAPALTYEYSWSLGCGVGAGLILMLGGGCFLLLTLPPGPWSPLCPKWGQRAP from the exons ATGATGATGTGGTCCAACTTCTTCCTGCAAGAGGAGAACCGCCGGCGGGGCGCCGCGGCCCGGCGGCGGGCTCGCGGGCAGCCCAACGCCCAGATGACCCCGGAGCGCGAGGGCAAGATCAAGCTGGCGCTGCTGCTGACTTCCGTGGGCGCCACGCTGGCCGTGCTGGCCGTCGGCACCGAGTTCTGGGTGGAGCTCAACACCTACCGGGACAACGGCAGCGCCGTCTGCGACGCGGCGCACTTGGGCCTCTGGAAGATGTGCACCAAGCGACTGTGGCAGGCTGACATGCCCGCGGGCAGAGACACCTGCGGGCCCGCGGAGCTGCCCGGAG AAGCAAATTGCACTTACTTTAAATTCTTCACCACGGGAGAGAATGCACACATCTTCCACAGAACCACAAAGAAAG GCCTGCTGGTCCTCGTCAGCCTGGAGGTCTTCCGGCATTCCGTGCGAGCCTTGATGCAGAGGGTCAGCCCCGAGCCCCCCGCGGCCCCGGCCCTGACCTATGAGTACTCCTGGTCCCTGGGCTGTGGCGTGGGGGCTGGcctgatcctgatgctgggaggtggcTGCTTTCTGCTGCTCACCCTGCCTCCCGGACCCTGGAGTCCCCTCTGTCCCAAGTGGGGCCAGCGGGCCCCCTAG